A single window of Methylobacterium nodulans ORS 2060 DNA harbors:
- a CDS encoding caspase family protein → MRRVWLWLILWAAMVHEAAAANRLAFVVGVDTYPNLGPAAALERPVADARAVAETLEAIGFRVTLLSAAVTQETFLRRFGAFADQVQPGDTALFYFAGHGIALQGTNYLLPSDIPAIEPGQELLARTRALAEADLSAALRERGARVVVMVIDACRDNPFPRAGTRSVGLSRGLARTEPAEGVFSLYAAGAGQQALDRLPGRDPSPNSVFTRVFVAQLRRPGLNLIDLGETVRDEVVKLAETVPHKQVPAYYNEVRGARFISLAGAEAAPRPAVDPPPAAPRPAEAPGAATPPALPASVPPVPPAVAPSRPPATWPPSAPAAGEPLRDARIGLFSHPVRLDPGGDNWLALRSRPSASEGVRLMKLGPDSLFTVLGRQGVWLNVRLRTGETGWVHGDYVGCCRRAPLLP, encoded by the coding sequence GCCATGGTCCACGAGGCCGCGGCGGCCAACCGGCTCGCCTTCGTGGTCGGGGTCGACACCTATCCGAATCTCGGGCCCGCCGCCGCCCTGGAGCGGCCGGTCGCCGATGCGAGGGCGGTGGCCGAGACCCTCGAGGCGATCGGCTTCCGGGTGACGCTCCTCTCCGCCGCGGTGACGCAGGAGACCTTCCTGCGCCGTTTCGGCGCCTTCGCGGACCAGGTGCAGCCCGGCGACACGGCCCTGTTCTACTTCGCGGGCCATGGCATCGCGCTCCAGGGCACGAACTACCTGCTGCCCTCCGACATTCCGGCGATCGAGCCGGGCCAGGAACTCCTCGCCCGCACGCGTGCGCTCGCCGAGGCGGACCTGAGCGCGGCCCTGCGCGAGCGCGGCGCCCGGGTCGTCGTCATGGTGATCGATGCCTGCCGGGACAATCCCTTCCCGCGCGCCGGGACGCGGAGCGTCGGCCTGAGCCGCGGCCTCGCGCGGACCGAGCCCGCCGAGGGCGTCTTCTCGCTCTACGCGGCCGGCGCGGGCCAGCAGGCCCTCGACCGCCTGCCCGGCCGGGACCCGAGCCCGAACTCCGTCTTCACCCGGGTCTTCGTGGCGCAGCTGCGGCGGCCGGGGCTCAACCTCATCGATCTCGGCGAGACGGTGCGCGACGAGGTGGTGAAGCTCGCCGAGACCGTGCCGCACAAGCAGGTGCCCGCCTACTACAACGAGGTGCGCGGCGCCCGCTTCATCAGCCTCGCCGGTGCAGAGGCCGCTCCCCGGCCGGCGGTCGATCCGCCGCCCGCGGCGCCGCGTCCGGCCGAGGCGCCGGGCGCCGCCACGCCGCCGGCCCTCCCGGCCTCGGTTCCGCCGGTCCCGCCGGCCGTCGCTCCGTCCCGCCCTCCGGCGACATGGCCGCCGTCGGCCCCGGCTGCGGGCGAGCCGCTCCGGGACGCGAGGATCGGCCTGTTCAGCCATCCGGTGCGGCTCGATCCGGGCGGCGACAACTGGCTTGCCCTGCGCAGCCGCCCGAGCGCCAGCGAGGGTGTGCGTCTGATGAAGCTCGGCCCCGATTCGCTCTTCACGGTGCTGGGCCGGCAGGGCGTCTGGCTCAACGTGCGCCTGCGCACCGGCGAGACCGGCTGGGTCCATGGCGACTATGTCGGCTGCTGCCGTCGGGCGCCGCTGCTGCCGTGA
- the rpoZ gene encoding DNA-directed RNA polymerase subunit omega, producing the protein MARVTVEDCIDKVENRFELVLLAGHRARLLSSGAPLTVDRDRDKNPVVALREIADQTITPDDLKEQLIHSLQKYVEVDEPEAEAVPLLSSSPAAAAVAPQSSGDDGDIQFDRMSEEDLLRGLENLAPPTETEDEGD; encoded by the coding sequence ATGGCTCGCGTCACCGTTGAAGATTGCATCGACAAGGTCGAGAACCGGTTCGAGCTCGTTCTGCTCGCCGGCCATCGGGCCCGGCTGCTCTCGTCCGGCGCGCCCCTCACCGTCGACCGCGACCGCGACAAGAACCCGGTCGTCGCGCTGCGCGAGATCGCCGACCAGACCATCACGCCGGACGACCTCAAGGAGCAGCTGATCCACTCGCTGCAGAAATACGTCGAGGTCGACGAGCCGGAGGCGGAGGCCGTGCCGCTCCTGTCGAGCTCGCCCGCTGCGGCGGCCGTGGCGCCGCAATCCTCCGGCGACGACGGCGACATCCAGTTCGACCGCATGAGCGAGGAGGACCTGCTGCGCGGCCTGGAGAACCTCGCGCCGCCGACCGAGACCGAGGACGAGGGCGACTAA
- a CDS encoding RelA/SpoT family protein, whose translation MMRQYELVERVKAYNPAADEAMLNRAYVYAMRAHGSQMRASGDLFFAHPLEVAAILTELRVDDATIVAAVLHDTVEDTAATLEEINRTFTPEIGTLVDGLTKIKRLDLVSKQAAQGENFRKLLLAIAADVRVLLVKLADRLHNMRTLHHMPPEKRVRIAQETLDIYAPLAGRMGMQELREELEDLSFRNLKPDVYATISKRLDDLTTKSESLVESIERDLVQRLAAKGITAQVRGRQKRPYSIWSKMERKSVAFEQLSDIFGFRVVVDSVDTCYRALGVVHTTWPMVPGRYKDYISTPKQNDYRSIHTTVIGPKSQRVELQIRTAEMDEVAEYGIAAHALYKDGSPHLATESGAYQWLRRTIELLAEGDSPEEFLEHTKLELFQDQVFCFTPKGRLIALPRGATPIDFAYAVHTELGNAAVGAKINGRIAPLLTELQNGDEVEIVRADGQTPPAAWESLVVTGKARAAIRRATRSAVRRQYAGLGRQILDRAFERAGKNFSDEKLRGALPRLARTSAEDVFAAVGRGEMFSGDVVKAVYPDYKDERRSQSAATGPKPHVNGAGRLSLDKDQTVRLTWPGKGRGEEDEGAIPIRGLDRDLPVRFAPEGGAVPGDRIVGILTPGEGVTIYPIQSPALAAFDNEPDRWLDVRWDVDGGSNQRFPARIALQSINEPGSFAQIAQVIADHDGNIDNISMKRRSQDFTDVLIDLSVWDLKHLNAIVSELRAKRVVSRVERVNG comes from the coding sequence ATGATGCGCCAGTACGAACTCGTCGAGCGGGTGAAGGCCTACAATCCCGCCGCCGACGAGGCGATGCTCAACCGGGCCTACGTCTATGCCATGCGGGCGCACGGCTCGCAGATGCGGGCATCCGGCGACCTGTTCTTCGCCCATCCGCTCGAAGTCGCGGCGATCCTCACCGAGCTGCGCGTCGACGATGCCACCATCGTGGCGGCGGTGCTGCACGACACGGTCGAGGACACGGCTGCCACCCTGGAGGAGATCAACCGCACCTTCACGCCCGAGATCGGCACCCTCGTCGACGGTCTCACCAAGATCAAGCGCCTCGACCTCGTCTCCAAACAGGCGGCGCAGGGCGAGAATTTTCGCAAGCTGCTGCTCGCCATCGCGGCGGACGTGCGGGTGCTGCTGGTCAAGCTCGCCGACCGGCTGCACAACATGCGCACGCTGCACCACATGCCGCCGGAGAAGCGCGTCCGCATCGCCCAGGAAACCCTCGACATCTATGCGCCGCTCGCCGGCCGCATGGGGATGCAGGAGCTGCGCGAGGAACTGGAGGATCTCTCCTTCCGCAACCTCAAGCCCGACGTCTACGCGACGATCAGCAAGCGGCTCGACGACCTCACGACCAAGTCCGAGAGCCTCGTCGAGAGCATCGAGCGCGATCTCGTCCAGCGGCTCGCGGCCAAAGGCATCACCGCGCAGGTCAGGGGGCGCCAGAAGCGGCCCTACTCCATCTGGAGCAAGATGGAGCGCAAGTCCGTCGCCTTCGAGCAATTGTCGGACATCTTCGGCTTCCGGGTCGTGGTCGATTCGGTCGACACCTGCTACCGGGCACTCGGCGTCGTGCACACGACCTGGCCGATGGTGCCGGGGCGCTACAAGGACTACATCTCGACCCCGAAGCAGAACGACTACCGGTCGATCCACACCACGGTGATCGGGCCGAAGAGCCAGCGCGTCGAACTGCAGATCCGAACCGCCGAGATGGACGAGGTGGCGGAGTACGGCATCGCCGCGCATGCCCTCTACAAGGACGGCTCGCCCCATCTCGCCACCGAGAGCGGCGCCTATCAGTGGCTGCGCCGCACCATCGAGCTCCTCGCCGAGGGCGACAGCCCGGAAGAATTCCTGGAGCACACCAAGCTCGAACTCTTCCAGGATCAGGTCTTCTGCTTCACGCCGAAGGGCCGGCTGATCGCGCTGCCGCGTGGGGCGACGCCGATCGATTTCGCCTACGCGGTCCATACCGAGCTCGGCAACGCCGCGGTCGGCGCCAAGATCAACGGGCGCATCGCGCCGCTCCTCACCGAGCTGCAGAACGGCGACGAGGTCGAGATCGTGCGGGCGGACGGTCAGACCCCGCCCGCGGCCTGGGAATCCCTCGTCGTCACCGGCAAGGCGCGGGCGGCGATCCGGCGGGCGACGCGCTCGGCGGTGCGGCGGCAATATGCGGGGCTCGGGCGCCAGATCCTCGACCGCGCCTTCGAGCGCGCCGGCAAGAATTTCTCCGACGAGAAGCTGCGCGGCGCCCTCCCCCGCCTCGCCCGCACCTCCGCCGAGGACGTCTTCGCGGCGGTGGGCCGGGGCGAGATGTTCTCAGGGGACGTCGTGAAGGCGGTCTATCCCGACTACAAGGACGAGCGGCGCAGCCAGTCTGCCGCCACGGGGCCCAAGCCCCACGTCAACGGGGCGGGCCGCCTCTCCCTCGACAAGGACCAGACGGTGCGCCTGACCTGGCCCGGCAAGGGGCGCGGCGAGGAAGACGAGGGCGCGATCCCGATCCGCGGCCTCGACCGCGACCTGCCGGTGCGCTTCGCGCCCGAGGGCGGCGCGGTGCCGGGCGACCGCATCGTCGGCATCCTCACGCCCGGCGAGGGCGTGACCATCTACCCGATCCAGTCCCCGGCCCTCGCCGCCTTCGACAACGAGCCCGACCGCTGGCTCGACGTGCGCTGGGACGTGGACGGCGGCTCGAATCAGCGCTTCCCGGCCCGCATCGCCCTGCAATCCATCAACGAGCCCGGCAGCTTCGCCCAGATCGCCCAGGTGATCGCCGACCACGACGGCAACATCGACAACATCTCGATGAAGCGGCGCAGCCAGGACTTCACCGATGTCCTCATCGACCTGTCGGTCTGGGACCTGAAGCACCTCAACGCGATCGTCTCGGAGCTGCGGGCCAAGCGCGTGGTGAGCCGGGTCGAGCGGGTGAACGGGTGA
- the pyrE gene encoding orotate phosphoribosyltransferase, which produces MTPDDLLEEFRAAGALLEGHFILSSGLHSAVFLQKMAIFSDPVRTERVCAGLAALIRARYGAVDIVVSPAIGGIVPGYETARALGARAIFVERDPGGPFQLRRGFSIPAGARAVMVEDIVTTGLSSRECLAALKAEPGEIVGAACLIDRSGGRADLGAPLVALATLDIPNYPADQLPPELAAIPAVKPGSRAMKAS; this is translated from the coding sequence ATGACGCCAGACGACCTGCTCGAAGAATTCCGCGCCGCGGGCGCGCTCCTCGAAGGCCACTTCATCCTCTCGTCGGGCCTGCACAGCGCGGTCTTCCTGCAGAAGATGGCGATCTTCAGCGATCCGGTGCGCACGGAGCGGGTCTGCGCGGGCCTCGCCGCGCTGATCCGCGCGCGCTACGGCGCCGTGGACATCGTGGTCTCGCCGGCGATCGGCGGCATCGTGCCGGGCTACGAGACCGCGCGCGCGCTCGGCGCCAGGGCGATCTTCGTCGAGCGCGACCCCGGCGGCCCGTTCCAGCTGCGGCGCGGCTTCAGCATCCCGGCCGGCGCCCGGGCCGTGATGGTCGAGGACATCGTCACGACCGGCCTCTCCTCGCGGGAATGCCTCGCCGCCCTGAAGGCGGAGCCCGGCGAGATCGTCGGGGCGGCCTGCCTCATCGACCGCTCGGGCGGCCGGGCCGATCTCGGTGCGCCCCTGGTGGCCCTCGCCACCCTCGACATCCCGAACTACCCGGCCGATCAGCTTCCGCCCGAACTCGCCGCGATCCCGGCCGTGAAGCCCGGAAGCCGCGCCATGAAGGCGAGCTGA